A single genomic interval of Spirosoma taeanense harbors:
- a CDS encoding translation initiation factor, whose amino-acid sequence MSKKNRSGVVYSTNPDFQYQSDDQPGAQTLPPAQQNLKIWLVKLGGSKVVTAVRGFIGTDADLSELGKQLKAACGAGGSSKDDEILIQGDHRDKVLTWLTSKGYKAKKAGG is encoded by the coding sequence ATGAGTAAGAAAAACCGTTCCGGCGTGGTGTACTCCACCAATCCGGACTTCCAATACCAATCCGACGATCAGCCCGGGGCTCAGACCCTGCCTCCTGCGCAGCAGAACCTAAAAATCTGGCTTGTCAAGCTGGGCGGCAGTAAAGTCGTTACGGCCGTTCGGGGGTTTATCGGCACCGATGCCGATCTGAGCGAACTGGGTAAACAGCTAAAAGCCGCCTGTGGGGCAGGCGGCTCAAGCAAGGACGACGAAATTCTGATTCAGGGCGACCACCGCGACAAAGTGCTGACGTGGCTTACCAGCAAAGGTTATAAAGCCAAAAAAGCGGGCGGCTGA
- a CDS encoding peptide MFS transporter: MEATIKKPVARTGHPTGLYVLFFTEMWERFSYYGMRAILLLFLIDNIRGGMGLNETEGAAIYGIYTASVYLLSLPGGWIADNILGQRKSIWYGGLVIMLGHIILAIPSGQGMFYAGLCVVALGTGLLKPNISTIVGELYPEGGARRDAAFSIFYMGINLGSFLGITIVGYLGQKVGWHYGFGAAAVGMGLGMLTFRTLGQRYLGQYGNEPTPAEKSAAAQAGSSNGNKSLIGFLVGLAAVLFVLNLTGVIDLTTAQGLAQAMGTIISLVAVSYFVYILLAGGLDTVEKKRVVVLFVFFLAAALFWAGFEQQGSSLQIFADRYTDLNVFGWQIPSSWFQNFNPAFILIFSPVMASLWIGLANRNINLPTPAKLAIGLILLGLGYLVMVFASRIAVTGQITSPIFLTFTYLFHTLGELCLSPVGLSAFTKLAPKRFASQLMGIWFVGASLGNLIAGLFAGGFDEKNVQQMPMMFQNVVYFSLGFGFLLLLFAKPLRKWMGGIQ; the protein is encoded by the coding sequence ATGGAAGCTACTATTAAAAAGCCTGTCGCCCGAACCGGTCACCCGACAGGTCTTTACGTCCTGTTTTTCACCGAGATGTGGGAACGGTTCAGCTACTACGGGATGCGGGCCATTCTGCTACTGTTCCTGATTGATAATATTCGGGGCGGGATGGGGCTGAATGAAACAGAGGGCGCGGCTATCTACGGTATCTATACTGCTTCTGTTTATCTGCTTTCGCTGCCGGGCGGCTGGATTGCCGATAACATTCTCGGACAGCGTAAATCCATCTGGTATGGCGGCCTGGTTATTATGCTTGGGCATATCATTCTGGCTATTCCATCGGGTCAGGGCATGTTTTATGCTGGTTTGTGCGTAGTAGCGCTGGGTACGGGGTTGCTCAAGCCTAACATCAGCACGATTGTTGGCGAGCTGTATCCGGAAGGCGGGGCGCGTCGGGATGCGGCTTTTTCGATCTTCTATATGGGGATCAACCTCGGCTCGTTTCTGGGCATCACGATCGTTGGCTACCTGGGGCAGAAGGTTGGCTGGCATTACGGCTTTGGCGCGGCCGCGGTTGGCATGGGTCTGGGTATGCTGACGTTTCGTACGCTGGGGCAGCGCTATTTGGGTCAGTACGGGAATGAGCCTACGCCCGCTGAAAAATCGGCAGCGGCTCAGGCAGGGAGTTCGAACGGAAATAAATCATTGATTGGCTTTCTGGTTGGGCTGGCTGCGGTTCTGTTCGTGCTGAACCTGACCGGTGTTATTGATCTGACTACCGCTCAGGGGCTGGCGCAGGCCATGGGCACCATCATCTCGTTGGTAGCGGTCAGTTATTTCGTGTATATCCTGCTGGCGGGCGGTCTTGATACCGTAGAGAAGAAACGGGTGGTTGTTTTGTTTGTATTCTTTCTGGCGGCTGCCCTGTTCTGGGCAGGTTTCGAACAACAGGGTTCATCGCTCCAGATTTTTGCCGATCGGTACACGGATCTGAACGTTTTTGGCTGGCAGATTCCGTCGAGCTGGTTTCAGAATTTCAATCCGGCCTTTATCCTGATTTTTTCGCCTGTCATGGCCTCGCTCTGGATCGGTCTGGCGAATCGGAATATCAATTTGCCGACGCCTGCCAAGCTGGCCATTGGATTAATCCTGCTTGGCCTGGGGTATCTGGTCATGGTATTTGCCTCGCGCATAGCCGTAACGGGGCAGATTACCTCGCCTATCTTTCTGACGTTTACGTATTTATTCCACACTTTGGGCGAACTCTGCCTGAGTCCGGTAGGGCTAAGCGCGTTCACCAAGCTGGCCCCCAAACGTTTCGCTAGCCAGCTTATGGGTATCTGGTTCGTAGGAGCGTCGCTGGGTAACCTTATTGCGGGTTTGTTTGCGGGTGGTTTCGACGAGAAAAACGTGCAGCAGATGCCAATGATGTTCCAGAACGTCGTGTATTTCAGTCTGGGGTTTGGCTTTCTACTGCTGCTGTTTGCCAAACCGCTCCGGAAGTGGATGGGCGGTATTCAATAA